In Phyllobacterium zundukense, the genomic stretch GCTGGCAAAGCTGAAGAATACAACTCTTACCGAGGCCATTCGCGAAGCCGTTGTCCATGAATATGACCGTGCCAAGCGAGAAACTCCGTTGCACGAAAAGCTGGAGAAGATTTTCGAAGAGTACCGGAGTTATCCGAAGACTGGTCTGGAGGCCGATAAA encodes the following:
- a CDS encoding type II toxin-antitoxin system VapB family antitoxin codes for the protein MAFSVKDKATDEAVRRLAKLKNTTLTEAIREAVVHEYDRAKRETPLHEKLEKIFEEYRSYPKTGLEADKAFFDDLSGDE